GCGCCTTCCGCGACAGCGACGGCCTCACCTTCCCGCTGCTCAGCGATCCCGACCACACGGTCCACGAGGCGTACGGCGCCTGGGGCGAGAAGCAGAACTACGGCAAGACCGTGACGGGCGTCCTGCGTTCGACCTTCGTGATCGACGAGGACGGCACGATCGTCGAGGCGCAGTACAACGTCAAGGCCACGGGCCACGTCGCGCGCCTGCGCAAGGCCCTCGGCCTCGCCGCCTAGGGCGTGTCTTGTAAATGGCGTAGCCAGGCGATGACGGCGTTGAGGACGACCGCGGCGCGGTAGACGATTGCCAGCTTGTCG
This portion of the Microbacterium testaceum StLB037 genome encodes:
- the bcp gene encoding thioredoxin-dependent thiol peroxidase; amino-acid sequence: MTNLAKGDTAPDFTLLDQDEHPVSLSDFRGRRVIVYFYPAAQTPGCTTQACDFRDSLSSLQGAGYTVLGVSRDTPEKLRAFRDSDGLTFPLLSDPDHTVHEAYGAWGEKQNYGKTVTGVLRSTFVIDEDGTIVEAQYNVKATGHVARLRKALGLAA